Within Acidobacteriota bacterium, the genomic segment GGCGCTGTTGCGAGGGTAACTAGCATAGGCGCGACCCTGAGAATATTGAAAATTGAGAATTGAAAAATGACAATTGCAAATTGAGAACTTGCGGACCGAGTACGCGGGCCAGTTTTCAATTTGCAATTTTCATTTTTCATTTTTCAATTTTCAATGCTTTCGTCCCATGAGTATGCACCGTCTGATCTACCACAACGATCAAATCGTCGATGCAGCCGAGGTCAGGATCGCGCCGACAACGGCGGGGCTGCTTTACGGTTGGGGCGTGTTTACAACCTTGCGGATTTACGACGGCAAAGCCTTTGCCTTCGATCGCCACTGGAAACGGCTGATGCTTCATGCCGAACGGATTCGCCTGCCGGTGACTCTCGATCTCAAACAGGCCAGGCGCGCGATCCACAAACTGATCGCGGCAAACTCGGTAGAGCATGGAAGAGCAAGACTGACCTTGCTGAAAGGCGATGCAGGCGCGTGGCGTGTCGACCCCGGTCCGGAAACCGAGTTTCTGATTTTCACTTCTTCGGAAGTCCCGCGCGCTGCCGCTGATTTAGCGCTGACGTTGTCGCCTTATCGCCTGCTATCGACCGCGTTGCTCGCCGGGGTCAAGCAGACGGCGATGCTCGAAAACCTGTTTGCTCTCGAGGAGGCCCGAGCGCGGGGCTTCAATGAGACAGTGCTGTTGAACGAGCGTGGAGAGATCGTGTCGGCGGCGGCCGCAAACATTTTCTGGGTGCAAGGCGACGAAGTTTTCACGCCATCGCTCGGGACCGGTTGCGTGGCGGGCATCACCCGC encodes:
- a CDS encoding aminotransferase class IV; the protein is MSMHRLIYHNDQIVDAAEVRIAPTTAGLLYGWGVFTTLRIYDGKAFAFDRHWKRLMLHAERIRLPVTLDLKQARRAIHKLIAANSVEHGRARLTLLKGDAGAWRVDPGPETEFLIFTSSEVPRAAADLALTLSPYRLLSTALLAGVKQTAMLENLFALEEARARGFNETVLLNERGEIVSAAAANIFWVQGDEVFTPSLGTGCVAGITRRFIREITTQWKLHLVEGSFPVQRLLDAREVFLTSTAREVTLVSSFDSKEYSNKQARIAKLIGREFQKLVRDATIGS